In the genome of Limanda limanda chromosome 15, fLimLim1.1, whole genome shotgun sequence, one region contains:
- the LOC133020738 gene encoding receptor-type tyrosine-protein phosphatase epsilon-like isoform X2, with amino-acid sequence MVLFLIGISIAVNNSSHDNQTAENPTHQGDHVLPSTLVISLLLIIVVLLTIYCLRFKNHRKALVTSVDKKIPNGFLEEQEQTVVLLPRSPSPSKRYFPIPLDSLEEEYRLRSADDGKLFREEFNSLPCYYHHGSFEEASREHNREKNRYPNILPYDHSRVAMSHLDGHLCSDYINASYIDGYKEKNKFIAAQGPKLETLSDFWRMIWEQKTTTIVMLTNLKERKEDKCYQYWPEKGCWMYGNVRVATEDVTVLVDYTIRKFCVQYQGSDGPRAPRLVTQLHFTSWPDFGVPFSPIGMLKFLKKVKTVNPSYAGPIVVHCSAGVGRTGTFIVIDSMIDMMHMDQRVDVFGSVSRIREQRCQLIQTDMQYSFIYQALLEYYLYGDTELDVCSLEGHLQRLHNTRAPHDRLGLEEEFRKLTNVRIMKENMRTGNLPANMKKNRVLQIIPYDFNRVILSVKRGQEFTDYINASFIDGYRQKDYFIATQGPLSHTVEDFWRMVWEWRCHSIVTLTELKEREQEKCFQYWPSEGSVTFGDYSVELTADTQCETFTLKDMVLTYRPEKRSQHVRHFHFHGWPEIGIPAEGRGMIDIIAAVQRQQQQSGNRPIIVHCSAGAGRTGTFIALSTILERVKAEGLLDVFQTVKSLRMQRPHMVQTVEQYDYCYKVVQDFVDIFSDYANFK; translated from the exons ATGGTGTTGTTTCTGATCGGGATCTCCATCGCCGTGAATAATTCATCTCATGACAACCAAACTGCAG AGAACCCCACCCACCAGGGGGATCATGTGCTCCCCTCTACTCTGGTTATATCCCTGCTGCTCATCATCGTTGTCCTGCTGACGATCTACTGTCTGAG GTTCAAAAACCACAGGAAAGCTCTCGTTACCTCGGTGGATAAAAAGATTCCGAATGGCTTCTTGGAGGAACAAG AGCAGACAGTGGTCCTTCTCCCCCGATCGCCCTCGCCATCCAAGAGGTACTTCCCCATCCCGCTGGACTCGCTGGAGGAGGAGTACCGGTTACGCTCTGCGGACGACGGCAAACTCTTCAGAGAAGAGTTCAAT TCGCTGCCGTGTTACTACCACCATGGGTCCTTTGAGGAGGCGAGCAGAGAgcacaacagagagaaaaacagatacCCAAACATTTTACCAT ACGATCATTCAAGAGTGGCAATGAGTCATCTCGATGGACATCTGTGCTCTGACTACATAAACGCATCTTACATAGAC GGTTATAAAGAGAAGAACAAGTTCATTGCAGCACAAG GCCCAAAACTCGAGACGCTGTCCGACTTCTGGCGGATGATATgggaacagaaaacaacaacgaTAGTGATGCTGACGaatctgaaagaaagaaaagag GACAAGTGTTATCAGTACTGGCCGGAGAAAGGCTGCTGGATGTACGGGAACGTGAGGGTGGCGACGGAGGACGTCACGGTGCTGGTGGACTACACCATCAGGAAGTTCTGTGTTCAGTAT CAGGGCAGCGACGGTCCCCGGGCGCCGCGGCTGGTCACCCAGCTCCACTTCACCAGCTGGCCAGACTTTGGGGTGCCGTTCTCGCCCATAGGCATGCTGAAATTCCTCAAGAAGGTCAAGACTGTCAATCCGTCCTACGCCGGACCCATCGTTGTGCACTGCAG TGCCGGGGTGGGGAGGACTGGGACGTTCATTGTCATTGACAGCATGATCGACATGATGCACATGGACCAGAGGGTGGATGTCTTCGGCTCTGTGAGCAGAATACGAGAGCAGCGCTGTCAACTCATCCAGACAGAT atgCAGTACTCCTTCATCTACCAGGCTCTGCTGGAGTACTACCTGTACGGAGACACGGAGCTGGATGTGTGCTCTCTGGAGGGCCATCTGCAGAGGCTTCACAACACCAGGGCGCCCCACGACAGGCTGGGCCTGGAGGAGGAGTTCAGG AAGCTGACCAACGTTCGCATAATGAAGGAGAACATGAGAACTGGGAACCTCCCCGCCAACATGAAGAAGAACCGTGTGCTTCAAATCATCCCGT ATGATTTCAACCGAGTAATACTCTCAGTGAAAAGAGGACAGGAGTTCACCGACTACATCAATGCCTCCTTTATTGAT GGCTACAGGCAGAAGGACTATTTTATCGCAACCCAGGGCCCCTTGTCTCACACAGTGGAGGACTTCTGGAGGATGGTGTGGGAGTGGAGGTGCCATTCGATCGTTACGCTCACCGAACTCAAAGAGAGGGAGCAG GAGAAGTGCTTCCAGTATTGGCCATCAGAGGGCAGTGTAACATTTGGAGATTATTCCGTGGAGCTGACTGCTGATACACAGTGTGAAACCTTCACACTCAAAGACATGGTGCTCACCTACAGACCA GAGAAGAGGTCACAGCACGTGAGACACTTCCACTTCCACGGATGGCCCGAGATCGGGATCCCGGCCGAGGGACGAGGGATGATTGACATCATCGCGGCtgtgcagcggcagcagcagcagtctggaAACCGTCCCATAATCGTGCACTGCAG TGCCGGTGCGGGTCGGACTGGAACCTTCATCGCCCTCAGTACGATCCTGGAGCGGGTGAAGGCTGAAGGCCTCCTGGACGTCTTTCAGACAGTCAAGAGTTTACGCATGCAGAGACCACACATGGTTCAGACTGTG GAGCAATACGACTACTGCTACAAAGTGGTGCAGgattttgttgacattttctcaGACTACGCCAATTTTAAATAG
- the LOC133020738 gene encoding receptor-type tyrosine-protein phosphatase epsilon-like isoform X1 — translation MVLFLIGISIAVNNSSHDNQTAENPTHQGDHVLPSTLVISLLLIIVVLLTIYCLRFKNHRKALVTSVDKKIPNGFLEEQGEQTVVLLPRSPSPSKRYFPIPLDSLEEEYRLRSADDGKLFREEFNSLPCYYHHGSFEEASREHNREKNRYPNILPYDHSRVAMSHLDGHLCSDYINASYIDGYKEKNKFIAAQGPKLETLSDFWRMIWEQKTTTIVMLTNLKERKEDKCYQYWPEKGCWMYGNVRVATEDVTVLVDYTIRKFCVQYQGSDGPRAPRLVTQLHFTSWPDFGVPFSPIGMLKFLKKVKTVNPSYAGPIVVHCSAGVGRTGTFIVIDSMIDMMHMDQRVDVFGSVSRIREQRCQLIQTDMQYSFIYQALLEYYLYGDTELDVCSLEGHLQRLHNTRAPHDRLGLEEEFRKLTNVRIMKENMRTGNLPANMKKNRVLQIIPYDFNRVILSVKRGQEFTDYINASFIDGYRQKDYFIATQGPLSHTVEDFWRMVWEWRCHSIVTLTELKEREQEKCFQYWPSEGSVTFGDYSVELTADTQCETFTLKDMVLTYRPEKRSQHVRHFHFHGWPEIGIPAEGRGMIDIIAAVQRQQQQSGNRPIIVHCSAGAGRTGTFIALSTILERVKAEGLLDVFQTVKSLRMQRPHMVQTVEQYDYCYKVVQDFVDIFSDYANFK, via the exons ATGGTGTTGTTTCTGATCGGGATCTCCATCGCCGTGAATAATTCATCTCATGACAACCAAACTGCAG AGAACCCCACCCACCAGGGGGATCATGTGCTCCCCTCTACTCTGGTTATATCCCTGCTGCTCATCATCGTTGTCCTGCTGACGATCTACTGTCTGAG GTTCAAAAACCACAGGAAAGCTCTCGTTACCTCGGTGGATAAAAAGATTCCGAATGGCTTCTTGGAGGAACAAG GAGAGCAGACAGTGGTCCTTCTCCCCCGATCGCCCTCGCCATCCAAGAGGTACTTCCCCATCCCGCTGGACTCGCTGGAGGAGGAGTACCGGTTACGCTCTGCGGACGACGGCAAACTCTTCAGAGAAGAGTTCAAT TCGCTGCCGTGTTACTACCACCATGGGTCCTTTGAGGAGGCGAGCAGAGAgcacaacagagagaaaaacagatacCCAAACATTTTACCAT ACGATCATTCAAGAGTGGCAATGAGTCATCTCGATGGACATCTGTGCTCTGACTACATAAACGCATCTTACATAGAC GGTTATAAAGAGAAGAACAAGTTCATTGCAGCACAAG GCCCAAAACTCGAGACGCTGTCCGACTTCTGGCGGATGATATgggaacagaaaacaacaacgaTAGTGATGCTGACGaatctgaaagaaagaaaagag GACAAGTGTTATCAGTACTGGCCGGAGAAAGGCTGCTGGATGTACGGGAACGTGAGGGTGGCGACGGAGGACGTCACGGTGCTGGTGGACTACACCATCAGGAAGTTCTGTGTTCAGTAT CAGGGCAGCGACGGTCCCCGGGCGCCGCGGCTGGTCACCCAGCTCCACTTCACCAGCTGGCCAGACTTTGGGGTGCCGTTCTCGCCCATAGGCATGCTGAAATTCCTCAAGAAGGTCAAGACTGTCAATCCGTCCTACGCCGGACCCATCGTTGTGCACTGCAG TGCCGGGGTGGGGAGGACTGGGACGTTCATTGTCATTGACAGCATGATCGACATGATGCACATGGACCAGAGGGTGGATGTCTTCGGCTCTGTGAGCAGAATACGAGAGCAGCGCTGTCAACTCATCCAGACAGAT atgCAGTACTCCTTCATCTACCAGGCTCTGCTGGAGTACTACCTGTACGGAGACACGGAGCTGGATGTGTGCTCTCTGGAGGGCCATCTGCAGAGGCTTCACAACACCAGGGCGCCCCACGACAGGCTGGGCCTGGAGGAGGAGTTCAGG AAGCTGACCAACGTTCGCATAATGAAGGAGAACATGAGAACTGGGAACCTCCCCGCCAACATGAAGAAGAACCGTGTGCTTCAAATCATCCCGT ATGATTTCAACCGAGTAATACTCTCAGTGAAAAGAGGACAGGAGTTCACCGACTACATCAATGCCTCCTTTATTGAT GGCTACAGGCAGAAGGACTATTTTATCGCAACCCAGGGCCCCTTGTCTCACACAGTGGAGGACTTCTGGAGGATGGTGTGGGAGTGGAGGTGCCATTCGATCGTTACGCTCACCGAACTCAAAGAGAGGGAGCAG GAGAAGTGCTTCCAGTATTGGCCATCAGAGGGCAGTGTAACATTTGGAGATTATTCCGTGGAGCTGACTGCTGATACACAGTGTGAAACCTTCACACTCAAAGACATGGTGCTCACCTACAGACCA GAGAAGAGGTCACAGCACGTGAGACACTTCCACTTCCACGGATGGCCCGAGATCGGGATCCCGGCCGAGGGACGAGGGATGATTGACATCATCGCGGCtgtgcagcggcagcagcagcagtctggaAACCGTCCCATAATCGTGCACTGCAG TGCCGGTGCGGGTCGGACTGGAACCTTCATCGCCCTCAGTACGATCCTGGAGCGGGTGAAGGCTGAAGGCCTCCTGGACGTCTTTCAGACAGTCAAGAGTTTACGCATGCAGAGACCACACATGGTTCAGACTGTG GAGCAATACGACTACTGCTACAAAGTGGTGCAGgattttgttgacattttctcaGACTACGCCAATTTTAAATAG
- the LOC133020738 gene encoding receptor-type tyrosine-protein phosphatase epsilon-like isoform X3, with protein MRRNSFASLRWFKNHRKALVTSVDKKIPNGFLEEQGEQTVVLLPRSPSPSKRYFPIPLDSLEEEYRLRSADDGKLFREEFNSLPCYYHHGSFEEASREHNREKNRYPNILPYDHSRVAMSHLDGHLCSDYINASYIDGYKEKNKFIAAQGPKLETLSDFWRMIWEQKTTTIVMLTNLKERKEDKCYQYWPEKGCWMYGNVRVATEDVTVLVDYTIRKFCVQYQGSDGPRAPRLVTQLHFTSWPDFGVPFSPIGMLKFLKKVKTVNPSYAGPIVVHCSAGVGRTGTFIVIDSMIDMMHMDQRVDVFGSVSRIREQRCQLIQTDMQYSFIYQALLEYYLYGDTELDVCSLEGHLQRLHNTRAPHDRLGLEEEFRKLTNVRIMKENMRTGNLPANMKKNRVLQIIPYDFNRVILSVKRGQEFTDYINASFIDGYRQKDYFIATQGPLSHTVEDFWRMVWEWRCHSIVTLTELKEREQEKCFQYWPSEGSVTFGDYSVELTADTQCETFTLKDMVLTYRPEKRSQHVRHFHFHGWPEIGIPAEGRGMIDIIAAVQRQQQQSGNRPIIVHCSAGAGRTGTFIALSTILERVKAEGLLDVFQTVKSLRMQRPHMVQTVEQYDYCYKVVQDFVDIFSDYANFK; from the exons ATGAGGAGGAACAGCTTTGCCTCTCTCAGATG GTTCAAAAACCACAGGAAAGCTCTCGTTACCTCGGTGGATAAAAAGATTCCGAATGGCTTCTTGGAGGAACAAG GAGAGCAGACAGTGGTCCTTCTCCCCCGATCGCCCTCGCCATCCAAGAGGTACTTCCCCATCCCGCTGGACTCGCTGGAGGAGGAGTACCGGTTACGCTCTGCGGACGACGGCAAACTCTTCAGAGAAGAGTTCAAT TCGCTGCCGTGTTACTACCACCATGGGTCCTTTGAGGAGGCGAGCAGAGAgcacaacagagagaaaaacagatacCCAAACATTTTACCAT ACGATCATTCAAGAGTGGCAATGAGTCATCTCGATGGACATCTGTGCTCTGACTACATAAACGCATCTTACATAGAC GGTTATAAAGAGAAGAACAAGTTCATTGCAGCACAAG GCCCAAAACTCGAGACGCTGTCCGACTTCTGGCGGATGATATgggaacagaaaacaacaacgaTAGTGATGCTGACGaatctgaaagaaagaaaagag GACAAGTGTTATCAGTACTGGCCGGAGAAAGGCTGCTGGATGTACGGGAACGTGAGGGTGGCGACGGAGGACGTCACGGTGCTGGTGGACTACACCATCAGGAAGTTCTGTGTTCAGTAT CAGGGCAGCGACGGTCCCCGGGCGCCGCGGCTGGTCACCCAGCTCCACTTCACCAGCTGGCCAGACTTTGGGGTGCCGTTCTCGCCCATAGGCATGCTGAAATTCCTCAAGAAGGTCAAGACTGTCAATCCGTCCTACGCCGGACCCATCGTTGTGCACTGCAG TGCCGGGGTGGGGAGGACTGGGACGTTCATTGTCATTGACAGCATGATCGACATGATGCACATGGACCAGAGGGTGGATGTCTTCGGCTCTGTGAGCAGAATACGAGAGCAGCGCTGTCAACTCATCCAGACAGAT atgCAGTACTCCTTCATCTACCAGGCTCTGCTGGAGTACTACCTGTACGGAGACACGGAGCTGGATGTGTGCTCTCTGGAGGGCCATCTGCAGAGGCTTCACAACACCAGGGCGCCCCACGACAGGCTGGGCCTGGAGGAGGAGTTCAGG AAGCTGACCAACGTTCGCATAATGAAGGAGAACATGAGAACTGGGAACCTCCCCGCCAACATGAAGAAGAACCGTGTGCTTCAAATCATCCCGT ATGATTTCAACCGAGTAATACTCTCAGTGAAAAGAGGACAGGAGTTCACCGACTACATCAATGCCTCCTTTATTGAT GGCTACAGGCAGAAGGACTATTTTATCGCAACCCAGGGCCCCTTGTCTCACACAGTGGAGGACTTCTGGAGGATGGTGTGGGAGTGGAGGTGCCATTCGATCGTTACGCTCACCGAACTCAAAGAGAGGGAGCAG GAGAAGTGCTTCCAGTATTGGCCATCAGAGGGCAGTGTAACATTTGGAGATTATTCCGTGGAGCTGACTGCTGATACACAGTGTGAAACCTTCACACTCAAAGACATGGTGCTCACCTACAGACCA GAGAAGAGGTCACAGCACGTGAGACACTTCCACTTCCACGGATGGCCCGAGATCGGGATCCCGGCCGAGGGACGAGGGATGATTGACATCATCGCGGCtgtgcagcggcagcagcagcagtctggaAACCGTCCCATAATCGTGCACTGCAG TGCCGGTGCGGGTCGGACTGGAACCTTCATCGCCCTCAGTACGATCCTGGAGCGGGTGAAGGCTGAAGGCCTCCTGGACGTCTTTCAGACAGTCAAGAGTTTACGCATGCAGAGACCACACATGGTTCAGACTGTG GAGCAATACGACTACTGCTACAAAGTGGTGCAGgattttgttgacattttctcaGACTACGCCAATTTTAAATAG
- the gnrh3 gene encoding gonadotropin-releasing hormone 3, translating to MEASSRVAVQVLLLTLVVQVALSQHWSYGWLPGGKRSVGELEATIRMMGTGGVVSLPEEASAQTQERPRPYNVIDDGPRHFHRKKRFPDN from the exons atgGAAGCGAGCAGCAGAGTGGCGGTGCAGGTGTTGCTGTTGACGTTGGTGGTTCAGGTCGCCCTGTCCCAGCACTGGTCCTATGGATGGCTTCCAGGTGGGAAGAGGAGTGTGGGGGAGCTGGAGGCGACCATCAGG ATGATGGGCACAGGCGGAGTGGTGTCTCTTCCTGAGGAGGCGAGTGCCCAAACCCAAGAGAGACCTCGACCATACAATGTA ATTGATGATGGTCCCAGGCATTTCCACCGAAAGAAAAGGTTCCCTGATAATtga